The genomic stretch TTGACGAGATCTAAAAAAGTAATGCCTTTCCCGGTTGATATTAATATGACCGATTTCTTCTTTAATTATGGGTTAAGAATCAACCCGGCTTTGGTAAAAGATGTGAAGAAATATGCACTTTTAAAACTGGTTACCGGTGAAGTAGGAGGAAACGCACAATATACAAGTCTTCCGTGGCCGTATTTTCCTTTGGGAATTGCAGAACACGATCATCCGATTACGAAGAATATCAATCCTGTAAAACTAGAATTTCCTACATCAATAGATACCTTAGGCGGAAGGAAATTTAAAACTCATGTTTTATTTGAATCGAGTGAAAGAACTTTATTGAAGCAGGTTCCAAATTATGTTGAACTAAAAGAAATTTCCAGCGTAGACAGTCTCGGACAAATGGAAAAGCCAAGCACACCGAAAATTTTTGCCGTTGCTCTGGAAGGAAAATTTAATTCTGCTTATGCTTCAAGAATCGAAAGAAAATCTTATCCTGGCTTTAAAGCAACAAGTCCGGAAAATAAAATGATCGTGATTGCAGACGGTGATGTCGGAAGAAATAAAATCATTAAAGGACAAGCTTTACCTTTGGGAGTTGATATGCTGACTGACGAACAGTTTGGTAACGAACAGTTCCTTAGAAATGCTTTAGATTATCTTCTTGACGACAGCAATCTGATGGAACTCAGAAACAGAAACATTGAAGAACGTCTTCTAGACCGCCACAGAATCGCTGATGAAAGAACAAATTGGCAATATCTTAATTTATTTCTACCATTAGCAATCATCGGACTTTTAGGAGGTTTATTCTTCTGGTTAAGAAAAAAGAAATTCGGATAGAATGATATAGAAAAAGAGAAACTGTGAGGTTTCTCTTTTTTTTGATTTATTTTCATATTTTGTATTTAAGATCAAGAATCAATTTTTCTTTTTTCATCAATCATTTTTATTGGATTTTGTCTTACATCAAATATATCGTTAATTACAATGTTGCTTTCAACAATTCGGTAGATTATTTTATAGTTTCCTTCTAAAATATATCTGTGATTCTGGTTCAAACTTTCAAGATAAAACTCAAGTTGACCAGATTCAGGATTGCTAATGAGCTGTTTTGCAGAAGTAAGAATCTTCTGCTTTATCTTGTGAGCGATTTTTCGGTTAGCTTTTTCAACGTGATATTCGAAAATACTTTTTAGATTTCTAATCGCAAAATCAGTCCAGACAATTTTCATGTATTACCAATTTGAAGATTGTTTTTCTAAATCTTCCTGAGTTTTGAATCTTCCATTTTTAAAATCTTCTTCCGACTGTTCTATACGTTTACGGAGAGCATCGACGGAAAATGGTACAAATTCGGAATGGTCTTCTTTTTCAAATTTGGTCAAGATATAATTTTCAAGCTCTTCAAAGAATTTTTCATCTTGAATTTGAGCGAGATAAGTGATTAGATTTAATTTACGGGCTTGCAAATCCATAATCTTGATATTTTAATCAAATATACAAATTTGTAGATAGAATTTGTCTGATATCTGTATAACAGAACTCACGAAACAGAAACATTGGTTTATTTTTTGGGTTAAGAAAAAAGAAATTCGGATAGAATATAGAAAAAGAGAAACTGCAAGGTTTCTCTTTTTTTTGTTTATAAATAAATCATCTCGCATCTTTTACATATTCAATTGCTTCATCAATATTTTTTTTTAAATTTTTTATTGAATACTTTATTTTAATATCCGGAAGTAAAGGCCCCGAATAACCTTTCCAATTTTCCCAATATTTGGTTGAATATCCTACTGTAATTTTCGAATTTGGAAGACGGAATCCCCTTGTTTCCCCATAATGATTTACATTTCCGCTCGTTGGTTCTCCTACAAGAATCGAGTTGAAATTTCTTTTTAGGTCAACCGCATTCATTAGCGCAGAGGAAAAAGTTTTCTTTCCAATCAAAACATAAAGAGAACCTTTCTTATTCATGTAATTTTCACTTAATTTATCAAGAAATGGCTTTAAAATTGCCGAATTTCCGCCGCTGTTATTTCTTAAATCAAGAATTGTTTTTTCAGGTTGATGTTTGTCAATATCCCTGAATAATTCATCGTTGAAAACAGTAAACGGTTTATTATCTTGTTCTGAGCAATCCTGATAATTAAAATATATTATGTTTCCGTCATTAATGATTTCATACCAATACTTATCGTTGTTTCTATATCTTAAAAGTTTTGAAAACGGTTCGTGGAAATTATGTTTTTGTACCGAAGAAATTAAATATTTTTGTTGATTCAAAATGAAATTTGCATTTGTCGATGAGTCTATAATTTTCAGACCTTTTAAAACTCTTGGATTATTGATAAAGTTTTGAAAATAAATTTCAAAATAAGATTGATTATCACTTTTTATGATTTTTCTAAAGTCTTTGATGACTTCATTGGTCGTTTTGTTTTCTACTCCGTTAAGTTTTTTATAAAGTAAATTAGAATGCAGGGAATCTGTTTTTGTCACATAGATCCCTTCTTTAAAAAAATCAAAATTTATGGGGAACTTTGTTTTGTAGATAGGCTCAATTCTTGTGTGTTCATCACCAATTTCTTTGATTAATTTGTAAAGTTCAATTTCAAAAATTTCATTATTCAATGTTTTGCTTTTCTGCGCTATTTGTTCAATTTTTTGATTAAATTCTTCTTCAGAAATTTTCGCAAACAAATTCTTATGTCTTTTGGGTAATTCTTTTTTTAGAAATTCTAAATCTTCAACGAATTGTTGCGCAGTCAGATTTTGAGCACCTAATTTTAGAATTGAAAAGAAAAAAATAGCGGAAGTAATAAAAAACTTTAGTCGAGTTTTAAGGAGAATTAATTTTTTCATTTTATGTTTTAATTTAAAGACAACTTTAAAGACAATTTTATTACAAAATTCCTAAAAATAAAAATTGATTTAGTCTTTATTCTTCTGGTTAAGAAAAAAGAAATTTGGATAGAATGATATATAAAAAGAGAGACTGTGAGGTTTCTCTTTTGTTTTATTAAGATACAATTAGTGTGAACTATTATTTCCAAGTGTAGTTTTTACTCCAGTTATAAAAACGTTGGATCTCATTAGCATTGTCTTGATGATATTTTTTTACATCTTCAGCCTGGGAAGGAAGAAAGGCAATGTAGGCAAAAGGCTCAACTAAATTTTTCTCTTTCAGTTCAATAAAATAAGGAGCTAAAAATTCCCAATAAAAACCTTTGTTATCTTCTTGTCCTTCTTTTAGAACGGCAAAAATACTTTCAAATTTATCGATAGCTTTCTCACATTGTGTTTTATCTTTGTTTTTTTCGTCAAAATCTAAAGCTGCAGTCATTGACAAAACCATATCCGCCGTAGAGAAATTATTGATTCCTTTCTTTTTTTTGCCCACATCTTCCATTGCCTTAGGGTCAATAGCCAATGTGATATTTTTATCATCAGTTTGAGTAACTCCCTGTTGCATCAAATCTATTACAGAGTCTAAGTGTCCTTTTGCACGGGAAGTTTTATTATCAACAGCAAGATACCTTAATGAAGCTAAAATAGATATAATCCTCTTGTCACGATTTAACGCGGCTAAGCCATTCAAAGATCCAGGATGA from Chryseobacterium indoltheticum encodes the following:
- a CDS encoding type II toxin-antitoxin system RelE/ParE family toxin, whose amino-acid sequence is MKIVWTDFAIRNLKSIFEYHVEKANRKIAHKIKQKILTSAKQLISNPESGQLEFYLESLNQNHRYILEGNYKIIYRIVESNIVINDIFDVRQNPIKMIDEKRKIDS
- a CDS encoding tetratricopeptide repeat protein; this translates as MKTILLLILFPILSFSQNKNEAEIKVNEGILLHDKGKYNDALDKYEEALNLDKNNLFAISEKAMTLEALKKYDEAIDMCKLAINIYPKEDIKTIYITYGNTLDHSKRTKEALKIYDEGIKKYPNYYQLYFNKAITLVNDKQIEKSLELFQKSATLNPNHPGSLNGLAALNRDKRIISILASLRYLAVDNKTSRAKGHLDSVIDLMQQGVTQTDDKNITLAIDPKAMEDVGKKKKGINNFSTADMVLSMTAALDFDEKNKDKTQCEKAIDKFESIFAVLKEGQEDNKGFYWEFLAPYFIELKEKNLVEPFAYIAFLPSQAEDVKKYHQDNANEIQRFYNWSKNYTWK
- a CDS encoding S41 family peptidase, which gives rise to MKKLILLKTRLKFFITSAIFFFSILKLGAQNLTAQQFVEDLEFLKKELPKRHKNLFAKISEEEFNQKIEQIAQKSKTLNNEIFEIELYKLIKEIGDEHTRIEPIYKTKFPINFDFFKEGIYVTKTDSLHSNLLYKKLNGVENKTTNEVIKDFRKIIKSDNQSYFEIYFQNFINNPRVLKGLKIIDSSTNANFILNQQKYLISSVQKHNFHEPFSKLLRYRNNDKYWYEIINDGNIIYFNYQDCSEQDNKPFTVFNDELFRDIDKHQPEKTILDLRNNSGGNSAILKPFLDKLSENYMNKKGSLYVLIGKKTFSSALMNAVDLKRNFNSILVGEPTSGNVNHYGETRGFRLPNSKITVGYSTKYWENWKGYSGPLLPDIKIKYSIKNLKKNIDEAIEYVKDAR